TTTTTAAATAATATTCTACGTCATACTCTACATCTTTAGAAGAAATCTTTTCTATTTTAAACTTATTATCGTTTATTTCGATAACCTGGGGCCAATCAATTATTACAAAATCTCCGTCGCTATTAATTAATATATTAAATTCACTTAAATCTCCATGAATATAACCCAATTTATACGCTTTCTTAACTTCTTCAATTATTTCCTCAAATAATTCTTCAGGATTTAAATCTAATCTATGTAAATTAGCTTTTTTTAAATCAGTACCTTCCATTTTACCCATTAAAATTGTATGCCTGTTATTAGCAATAGGCTCAGGTACTTTTACTATAGGGTATAATGCAGTTAATACTTCAAACTCTTTTTCAGCAGATAGTCTAGAAGAATAAAGCCAACTCATATGCCTTTTATCTGCAAGATAATTTCTATAACGTTTGCCCATTGTAAAGCAAGTTCTACCGTGTTTATGGAATTTTAGAACTGCATTTCTATTATCTGGTAATAATACATTATATACGTCACCTTCTTTTCCGACACCTACTTTACCACCCATGCCGACTATCAAATCTTTTTTAGAATAAGTATCAATAGCCAAGGCATCGTAACCCCAATGTGATATCCTATAACCATATTGCGATGAATTTAACATCTTTATGTGAATCAGTCTTGAAATACGGTAGGAAACTTCATTTTGATTCAATTTAGCCTTTTTAACAATTTCTTTAATTGGCACCCATTCGTGATTTTTTAAACATATTTCAACTATCCTTAATATTCGCCAATCCAAATCTTCCATATCCTTAATGTAAATCAATAATTTATCGATAATTTACACCTCAAAAAACTTTTAAAATAATAAATCCTACTTTATCCCTAAACAGACATTATTTTGGATTTTTTTATAAAATTTAGTAATAAATTAATAAGAAAGTAATGAAAAATTACAAATTCCTTACATCTAATTTTGTGATAATATTTAATAACAAATAGTATTGTTTGATATATATACTATTATGAAAACTTAGATTTATTAATTAAGATTAATGGTTATATATTTAATATATGAGTATATAAAATAATTAAGTAATTTTAATTAATTAACCTAAAAAGTAAAAATAATATTAAAATTAACTAAAATCTATAGAAATAATTAGGTGATATTATGGCAAAATTTGGATTTATTTATACATTTAACAGTGAATGGGAAGAAATTAAAGAAACAGTCAAAGATTCATTAGAAAGCTCCATAGATTCTGTAATAATACCCCGAATAACTGATGAACAACTAACTATGATAAAAAAGCTTGGAAAAATTAATATAATATCTAAAAACTCTAATTCAGATATGCTACTACTCGATAACGAGGATATATCTGAAAAAATAGACGAAAATATAGAACTGCTTTCAAACTTAAAAAAAGAAAATAGTAAAAAAATAGCTGTATTAATCAAAATAATGTCAAAAAATGATGAAATAATGGCTTCAGAATTGAGTAAATCTGGTTTAATAGACTATGTCATATTGGAGGGTAAAGACTGGAATATAATTCCTTTAGAAAATTTAATAGCAGATTTATTTAATACAAAAATAGAAATAGTTTCTTTGGTTAAAAACCTTAAAGATGCCGAAGTAGCTTACGAAATTTTAGAAAAAGGTGTTGATGGCGTAGCTTTGATGTCAGAAGATATTAACGAAATAAAAAAATTCTCAGAATTAATTGTAACATTTAACTCACCTAAATTAAAGATGGATATTGCAACAATAAAAAAAGTTGAACCTGTTGGTAGTGGAGACCGAGTTTGTATAGATACTTGTTCAATGTTAAATATAGGCGAAGGTATGTTAATTGGTTCATACTCAAAAGCGTTATTTTTAGTACACGCCGAGAGTGTCGAAAATCAATATGTGGCCACCAGACCCTTCCGAGTTAATGCAGGTCCAGTTCATGCTTATGTACTATGCCCTAATAATAAAACAAAATACCTTAGCGACCTAAAAGCTGGAGACAAGGTTCTTGCCGTAAGTTCGAAAGGTGAAACGAGAGAAGTTATAGTTGGAAGGGTAAAAATTGAAAAAAGACCCCTCTATCTCATAGAAGCAGAATACAAGGGAGAAATAATAAGAACTATATTGCAAAATGCAGAAACTATAAGGCTAGTAAGTGAAAAAGGAAAGGATATCTCCGTTTTAGATTTAAAAGAAGGAGACAAAATCATTGTAAAAACTGAAGATAAAGCAAGACATTTTGGAATGTCGATTGAAGAAACGATTATTGAAAAATAATAAATATTATGAAATATAAAATAACTAAAAATTTAAAATAAAATAGGATATTTTTATTCTTAATTTATTCTCAATTTATTTTTGTATTATTTTTAACTATTTTTTTAAGTGATTAATCATATGTTAAAATAAAAGAAATAATACTATCTAAAATTACGTATAATTATAAGTGATATCATGAAATTAAGACAAAAACCAGAAGATTTTAAAGTTCAGGAAGTATTAGACCTAGAGAATATATTAACTGATGAAAACTCTTCGGAAAAAAATTACAAAATATATGAGTTATGCAAAAAAAATATGGAAAACTTAAAAGCAATCTCATATATCTCAAAATCTCAAGAAATACCTTTAAAAGAAATCGGATATTGTGGTTTAAAAGATAGACACGCTATTACAAAACAATACATCTCGATACCTGCAGAATATGAAATAGATATTAAAGAAGATAATTTAAAATTAAATTTTATAGGCTATTCCTCCGATAAATTAACAATAGGGGATTTAATAGGTAATCATTTTGAAATAACTATAAGAAATATAGATAGAGACTATTTCTTAGAGATAGCCGACAACATTAGAAATTTAGAATATGGTGTGCCAAACTATTTTGATAATCAGCGATTTGGAAGCGTTTTTCAGGGAAAATTTATTGTAGAATATATGTTGAAAAATAATTTTGAAGAAATATTCAAAATATTGTTAACAAAATATGGAAAAAGTGAAAATAAAAAAATAAAGGATTTGAAAAGATATATTGACAAAAACTGGAATAATTGGGATAAATGTTATCAATATGTAATTAAAAACGATATTAAATCTAAAATGTACGTAAATATTCTAAAAAAGCTTAAAAATACGGGAGAATATAGGGAAGCTTATAAATATGTTGATATTAGACTTAATGACCTTTTTATAGCAGCTTACCAAAGTTACCTATGGAACGAGTGTTTAAAAGAATACCTAAAAGAAGTATTAGATAAGGAAAATAGGACATATATTGATTATGATTGTGGCTCGTTATTGTATTACTCAAAAATAGACGAATCGTTATTTGAAGAATTAAGAAATAAAGAAATGCCATTATTATATGATAAATTAGATAAAAATTTATCTGAAATCGATGAAAAATTTGTAAATGCAATAAATATGGTTTTAAAAAGAAATAAACTTAAATTTAAAGATTTTTCAGATGATAATTTAATTAAAGGCAAATTTAGAAATTTCAATAGACCGATTTTAAATATTCCTGAAAATGTAAAATATGGAAAATTTAAAGCTGACGAATTAAATAAAGGAAAATACAAAATTACATTAGAATTCAATCTAAAAAAAGGTGCTTATGCCACAGGAATTATTAAGGGTGTATTCAATAGCGTTAAATATAGGCAATAGTGTAAAAAAATAATATACAATAAAAAAAATAAAAAAATATGAAAGTTAATTACAATTTGTAATTAATTAATTTAAATTCCACATTTTCTATATTAGAATACTTTTCAGACACTATTTTTTCATAAGAATCCATTTTTAAATTAAAGTGACCTACAGCTCTTTCAAGTTCCTTAGGTGCAGGACCGCCCATTACTTTTCTAAGCTTTACGTTTTCCATAGGATTTAAAGCTTTTTTAATAGATTCCTCACTCAAATTTAATCCATATTTATTTAATGTTTCAGTTATGATGCTAGATATTGGAACATTTTTTTCAATTGAATCTCTTACTAGTTCCCCTACAATACCATGTGCCATTCTAAATGCAATATCGCACTCCCTAACTAAAGTATCAGCCAATTCTGTAGCAGTGGAATAATTTTCAGTAGCCAATTTCTCCATTTTTTCAGCATTAACTTTTAAGGTTGAAACCATTCCTTCAACCATGTGTAATGTATCAAGAATTGTTTCGGTTACTTTCCAAAGGTGAGGGCTTATTTCCTGCAAATCTCGATTATAAGTATTTGGCAATGCCTTTAATATTGTCAATACAGTTACTAATTCCCCATTTAAGGTTGAAAGTTTTGCCCTTGAAATTTCTGCTACGTCAGGGTTCTTTTTTTGTGGCATTATTGAAGATGTAGAGGTATATTCATTTGCTATTTCAATTGTTCCAAATTCGCATGATGAAAATACGATTAATTCTTCACATATTTTACTTAAATTAGTTCCTAACATAGATATGTCAAACATTGTTTCTGCTATAAAGTCCCTTGAAGAAACGCCATCCATTGAATTATTAATTATATCATCAAAGCCTAGTAAATCTTTTGTTTTGATTCTGTCTATATTAAATCCAGTAGTTGCCATTGCTCCGGAACCTAAAGGACATACATTTACACGATTATAAGTATCCAAAAACCTTGAAATATCTCGTTCAATCGCTGAAACGTGGCTAAGCATTTGATGTCCGAACGTAACCGGTTGTGCTTGTTGTAAGTGAGTATAGCCTACAGAGAGAGTATGTTTATTACTTTCAGCTACTTTTAAAAGACTTTTATTTAATTTTAATATCATTGCAACTATTTCAAGAATCTTTTTTCTCAAGGCCAATCTTAAATCAGTTGCAACTTCGTCGTTTCTACTCCTACCGGTGTGCATTCTACCTGCAATATCTTCCCCTACTTTCTTAATTAATTCATTTTCAATAACCATGTGTATGTCATCGAGAGAAGGGTCCAAATCCAAGTTTTGCATACCTTTGGATAATATGTTCTTTAATTCCTCAACTATTATTGCACCATGTTCCTTGGAAATAATATCTTGCTGAGTCAACATTATCGTGTGTGCAATATCACAATATATATCGCTTTCAAAGATTTCTTTATCAAATTCTAAGCTTGTAGTGTATTTCATTACATCTTCATTTACATTACTTCCAAGCCTTCCTCTTCTAAGTATATTTTTCACACATATCACCGCATATGATAATAATCTAGACATATCTTAAATTATAAATAATATATTAATTACTAGATTATCTTATAAATTTAAATTTTAATTGATGTATAGACTATATAACATCTTAATTATATAGTTATTTTTTAAAAAATTCCAATTTGATAAATTACATGGCAATTATAACTTATTTCAAAAATATTGAATAATGAATTTATTTAAAAATAATATTATATCTTAATGCAAAAATATACTAAATTACATATTTTTTAATCTTAAATCAGTTGCCAATACTCCAATACATTTTTCTTTTACG
The window above is part of the Methanococcus voltae PS genome. Proteins encoded here:
- the truD gene encoding tRNA pseudouridine(13) synthase TruD, whose translation is MKLRQKPEDFKVQEVLDLENILTDENSSEKNYKIYELCKKNMENLKAISYISKSQEIPLKEIGYCGLKDRHAITKQYISIPAEYEIDIKEDNLKLNFIGYSSDKLTIGDLIGNHFEITIRNIDRDYFLEIADNIRNLEYGVPNYFDNQRFGSVFQGKFIVEYMLKNNFEEIFKILLTKYGKSENKKIKDLKRYIDKNWNNWDKCYQYVIKNDIKSKMYVNILKKLKNTGEYREAYKYVDIRLNDLFIAAYQSYLWNECLKEYLKEVLDKENRTYIDYDCGSLLYYSKIDESLFEELRNKEMPLLYDKLDKNLSEIDEKFVNAINMVLKRNKLKFKDFSDDNLIKGKFRNFNRPILNIPENVKYGKFKADELNKGKYKITLEFNLKKGAYATGIIKGVFNSVKYRQ
- a CDS encoding 3-dehydroquinate synthase II, producing the protein MAKFGFIYTFNSEWEEIKETVKDSLESSIDSVIIPRITDEQLTMIKKLGKINIISKNSNSDMLLLDNEDISEKIDENIELLSNLKKENSKKIAVLIKIMSKNDEIMASELSKSGLIDYVILEGKDWNIIPLENLIADLFNTKIEIVSLVKNLKDAEVAYEILEKGVDGVALMSEDINEIKKFSELIVTFNSPKLKMDIATIKKVEPVGSGDRVCIDTCSMLNIGEGMLIGSYSKALFLVHAESVENQYVATRPFRVNAGPVHAYVLCPNNKTKYLSDLKAGDKVLAVSSKGETREVIVGRVKIEKRPLYLIEAEYKGEIIRTILQNAETIRLVSEKGKDISVLDLKEGDKIIVKTEDKARHFGMSIEETIIEK
- a CDS encoding RIO1 family regulatory kinase/ATPase domain-containing protein, whose translation is MEDLDWRILRIVEICLKNHEWVPIKEIVKKAKLNQNEVSYRISRLIHIKMLNSSQYGYRISHWGYDALAIDTYSKKDLIVGMGGKVGVGKEGDVYNVLLPDNRNAVLKFHKHGRTCFTMGKRYRNYLADKRHMSWLYSSRLSAEKEFEVLTALYPIVKVPEPIANNRHTILMGKMEGTDLKKANLHRLDLNPEELFEEIIEEVKKAYKLGYIHGDLSEFNILINSDGDFVIIDWPQVIEINDNKFKIEKISSKDVEYDVEYYLKRDIGNLLRYFKKYGLNKDLDTLYNYIIN
- the argH gene encoding argininosuccinate lyase, which translates into the protein MKNILRRGRLGSNVNEDVMKYTTSLEFDKEIFESDIYCDIAHTIMLTQQDIISKEHGAIIVEELKNILSKGMQNLDLDPSLDDIHMVIENELIKKVGEDIAGRMHTGRSRNDEVATDLRLALRKKILEIVAMILKLNKSLLKVAESNKHTLSVGYTHLQQAQPVTFGHQMLSHVSAIERDISRFLDTYNRVNVCPLGSGAMATTGFNIDRIKTKDLLGFDDIINNSMDGVSSRDFIAETMFDISMLGTNLSKICEELIVFSSCEFGTIEIANEYTSTSSIMPQKKNPDVAEISRAKLSTLNGELVTVLTILKALPNTYNRDLQEISPHLWKVTETILDTLHMVEGMVSTLKVNAEKMEKLATENYSTATELADTLVRECDIAFRMAHGIVGELVRDSIEKNVPISSIITETLNKYGLNLSEESIKKALNPMENVKLRKVMGGPAPKELERAVGHFNLKMDSYEKIVSEKYSNIENVEFKLINYKL